The DNA window CCGTTGGTACGCGCGGAGGGTCTCTGTTGTTTCGCCTGCGTTATAGAGATGTGTCGATGTAAAATAGCGTGCGAAGGCGCGGTCGAATGTATCGAGCGATTGGACATGGTTCTCAATCGTCTGCAGCATTTCTTCGGTTGTGATGAAGTTGATGTCGGTTCTGGCAGCAGTATTCCAGTCCGGCGCGCCTGCTTGAATCCATTGTCGGATCGTCTGAATCGCTGCAGGAGGTAAGGGTGGCTGTCCGAGCGGCATCCGTTTTTCTACAGCGGTTTCGATTAACCGTTGATAGAATATGGAATTATCAGGGTTTCCGGGAATAACTTTCCCGGTATTAATCAACCCTTGGCTGCTTTGAATGATGAGTTGCTCGGTAAAGGAGCCGTGTGGTCCATGGCAAATGAGGCAGCTTTGTTCAAATATGGCGGATACCTCCTGCGCGAGGTTTTCTTGGGCATCAACACTCTGGTATGTTGTCATGAATATTAATACACAGACGGGTACAACAAAGATCCTCCATTCCATCGTGAACTCTCTCCTCCGGATTCTGAAGTTTTGTTCGGAATTATGGTAGATTTTAGAATTTTCTAAACAATGTTGGTGGCAAAGTTAGGAAAACTCGCCTACCGGTGGGTGACTTCTAACATCTGATTTGGTTTAATCTACAAACACACGATTATCGCTGGCAGATTCGCGGATCTAAGAGCCAGGCTTCTCCGGTTTCTTTACCCGGACGATCGGTAAATCGACGTATTTTATGCCTTGTTTTATACGTTTCTCTTGTTTTTTGGTCATAAATTCCATGTACGTTTCTAAATCGCCGAAAAGCGCGACAAGACGTGCTTTGGCATCAAGGCATTCTTTCAAAATTTCGTCGCACATTAGGTCTCCTCCAGTATCGCCTCTGGGGTATCAATGCGGGGCGGCGAATAACCCGCATCACGACAAACTTGCCCAATTTTGGGTCTTGTGTGCGGATTTGCGAGATGCGCGAAGTTCCACGTTACGAGATACGGAATAGCACGTCTCGCTGAAACGGCTATGTGAACAGCATCTGTAAATGCAATTTGCGGAAGTGCTCCTTGATCAACTAATTGCTGTGCCAAAACTCGGTCAGCACTTTGTACAACTAAAATGCTGAGACCTTCAACGGCTCGTAGTCTATTTGTTGCTTGATCTCTGTTCCCGATTGATATTTCATTAATAACATAGTCAGACAAAATGA is part of the Candidatus Poribacteria bacterium genome and encodes:
- a CDS encoding type II toxin-antitoxin system VapC family toxin; protein product: MKTNSQGESRLTYIDATIPSYLVSRPSRSPETAERQKITREFWQDTRFEFILSDYVINEISIGNRDQATNRLRAVEGLSILVVQSADRVLAQQLVDQGALPQIAFTDAVHIAVSARRAIPYLVTWNFAHLANPHTRPKIGQVCRDAGYSPPRIDTPEAILEET